The window AGCCCAGCGAGGAACGCCTCCGGGAGGCGCTCGAGGACACCGACGCAGGCGCTGCAGTCGAAAAATTTGTCGTCGCATGCCCGATGTGTATGACGATGTACGAAGACGGCCGCAAGACCGGCGACTTCGAGGACGAGATCGAAATCGTCGACGTCGCCGAACTCATCGTGGAAGCGCTCGGAGAAGCGGAGACGGCGGGCCTCGAGTGAAGGTTCACAGGGGATTCGACTGTTTATAAGGTGTCTGGATCGATTCGATCGACGATACCGTCGAAGTCGTCGTCGAAACTCAACACCGCGTCGATATCGTATTCCCCGAGAAGCGCAATTGTACTCGCGTCCGTGAAGCTCAGTGCGTGGTCGTTGTACCGTTCGAACGTTCGAACAGACCGATCGAATTCCTCGGCGGAAACGAACAGTAGGTCGATCAGCTCGGGAAACTGCCCCCGTCCGGCGATCCTGTCACCGACGATTCGAGCCTCGCGGTACGTTCCAGTTCGTTTTCGAACCAGTGTTACCGTTTCGTCGTACACATAATCGCTCGTGTATAGCGCACCGAACTCACCATCTATCGCCGTTTTCATCGCATTCGTCGCGCTCTCGTGGTGTTCGTCACGCTCGTTTTGAAGTGCGACGAATACGCCAGTATCTATCAGCAGACTCATTCGCCGTAGAGAACGTCGTCAATTTCTTCCTCAGTCGTCTCGATTCCCCAGTCAGAAGTCCCCGACAACCACTGATCGATCTCCGCTTCTGACGGCGACTCGAACTCGTCACGAAACGAATCGATCAGCGCAGCTTTCGATTCGTACGTCTCCGATACAATTCGCTCGAGCAACGCCTGCTGTGTGACGTTCTTCCCCGTCTCGAGACGTATTTCGGCCTGTAGTTCCTCGAGGCGGGATTTCGTCCGGTCGGTTACTTTGACCGATGTACTCATGGTGGCTAGTAGAACGTGCTACTGAGAAAAGTGTTCTCCCAGATTCTCCGGGCACCTACACTGAGACGTCTCGAGCCCCGTCCGCAACCGCATTCCTCTGCAGTTCGCGGACGTACTCGGTAAAGTTCTCGAAGACGAGGCTCGCCGGTCGCGTCTTCGCGTGATTCTCGTCGGTGACGTCGGCGAGCAGACGCTCGCGGGTCTCGTCCTCGAGTTCCTTGTTGTGCAGCAGTTTTCGCATCGTCGCCTGGTCGAACTCGGGGTGGAACTGGACGCCGAACACCCGGCCTGCTCGATAGCCGTGGTTCGAGTACTCGTTTTCGGCGATGGGCGTCGCCCCCGGTGGCAGCTCGAGGACGGCGTCGGAGTGACTCGTGTAGGCGGTGAATCGACTGTCGATGCCGTCGAACAGCGAGGAGTCGCCGGTGTGTTCGATCTCGCTGTAGCCGACCTCGTACTCGCCCATGTCGTCGACGGCGCCGCCGAGGACGTCCGCGAGCAGCTGGTGCCCCCAGCAGACCCCGAGAAACGGAATGTCGCGGTCGATCGCCTCGGCGACCCACTCCTTCGCCGGTTCGATCCACGGTTCGTCCCAGTACACCGAGGCTCTCGAGCCCGTGATGACGACGCCGTCGTAGGCGAACGTCTCCGGGAGGTCGCCGTCGGTGATGTCGAACTCAGCGAGCGACGCGTCGAGTTCGCGCCGAAAGTTCCGTCGCGTCTCCTCGCCGTCGTAGGCGGCGTTGAGCAACGCGAGTCGCACCTGTGTCATTGGTGGTTCCAATACGCTCCGGACAGTAAGCCCTTGTGACCTGCGGGCTATGAACGGACGACCAGGGAGGTGTCTCGAGGCTCAGGGCAGAGGGGACTGTGACGAACGAATGCGAGTACCAGTCCAGTTGAAAATGACGCGGGGAATGGTGGTGGTTGGTGGTGATTGTGAGGGCGGAACGGACTGCCAGCCGACGATCAAATCGACAGACGGTTGCCCCCAACCCCGCGCGGCTGAAGGAAGGTATCGAGTGAGCATGAAGCCACCGGTAAATGTCAAATTCTATGTATACGAATGCCGTCCGTCACAACGACTCCCGTTGCGATTCGAGGAATCCAAATAACCGATCACTGACGGTTCTCGAGTGTTCGACGTTCGCGAGGTGACCGGCCCCCTCGAGGGGAACGAAGGACCCTCGTGGCAGCCCGCGAGCGAGGTCGCGACCGGCCGAGTCGGGAACGCGTTCGTCGGCCATCCCGTGGAGCACCTGCGTCGGCTGGGTCACGTCGACCAGCCAGTCGCGGGCGTCGAATCCCGAGAGTGCCCCGCGTTGAGCGTGAAAGCCCGCAGGCGTGGCGTCACCCTCGAGCCGCCAATCGACGATGCCGTCGACGACGTCGGGGTGGCGGTTCCGAAAGTCGGGAGAGAGCATGGCTGCGGTGGAACGACGGACGTCGTCTCTATCGTACTGATCACTCGATTCGACATCCTCGAGCGGGGCTCCCATGGGCTCGAGGTCGTACGCCGATTCGTGGGCCGCCGTCCCGATCAGCGTCAGCGTTTCGACGCGGCTCGTTCGGTGGGCGGCCGCGAGCGCGATCGCCCCACCCAGGCCGAGGCCGACGACGTTGACCCGTCGAGCACCGACGGCCCGGCAGACGGCCTCGAAGTCGCTCACGAGCGTCTCGAGCGCGTACGGGCCTCCGGGGGCGTCGGATCGCCCGGTTCCACGCAGATCCCAGATGACCGTTTCGAAGGGGCCGGCGA of the Natronosalvus vescus genome contains:
- a CDS encoding type II toxin-antitoxin system VapC family toxin, whose amino-acid sequence is MSLLIDTGVFVALQNERDEHHESATNAMKTAIDGEFGALYTSDYVYDETVTLVRKRTGTYREARIVGDRIAGRGQFPELIDLLFVSAEEFDRSVRTFERYNDHALSFTDASTIALLGEYDIDAVLSFDDDFDGIVDRIDPDTL
- a CDS encoding alpha/beta fold hydrolase; the encoded protein is MPTVTNRGASLYYSVDGEGPPIVFIADAGLGGWLWGWQHAALAGPFETVIWDLRGTGRSDAPGGPYALETLVSDFEAVCRAVGARRVNVVGLGLGGAIALAAAHRTSRVETLTLIGTAAHESAYDLEPMGAPLEDVESSDQYDRDDVRRSTAAMLSPDFRNRHPDVVDGIVDWRLEGDATPAGFHAQRGALSGFDARDWLVDVTQPTQVLHGMADERVPDSAGRDLARGLPRGSFVPLEGAGHLANVEHSRTVSDRLFGFLESQRESL
- a CDS encoding type 1 glutamine amidotransferase is translated as MTQVRLALLNAAYDGEETRRNFRRELDASLAEFDITDGDLPETFAYDGVVITGSRASVYWDEPWIEPAKEWVAEAIDRDIPFLGVCWGHQLLADVLGGAVDDMGEYEVGYSEIEHTGDSSLFDGIDSRFTAYTSHSDAVLELPPGATPIAENEYSNHGYRAGRVFGVQFHPEFDQATMRKLLHNKELEDETRERLLADVTDENHAKTRPASLVFENFTEYVRELQRNAVADGARDVSV